One Mycolicibacterium sp. ND9-15 genomic window, TTACCTTACAGTAATCTTAAGAATCCTTTAACCGCCGAAGGCGGCCACCGGGCCTATCACGATGATCGCCGGCGGCCGAATTCCGTCCTCCCGGATCCGTTCCGCCACATCGGCGAGGGTGGCCCGCAAAGTGCGCTGCGCCATCGTCGTGCCGTGCTGCACCACCAGCACCGGCGTATCCGCAGGTCGTCCGCCTTCCCGCAGGGCCTTGGCGAAAAGTTCGATGCGTTCGACCGCCATCAGCAACACGATTGTGCCCGAAAGTGCGGCCAGGGCATTCCAATTCACTAACGATTCCGGATCCCCCGGTGCGACATGCCCGCTGACCACCACGAATTCGTGCGTGACATGGCGGTGGGTGACCGGCACGCCGGCCAGCGCCGGTACCCCTATGGCACTGGTCACTCCCGGGACGACGGTGACAGGTATTCCGGCCTCGGCGCACGCGAGCACCTCTTCGTACCCGCGCGCGAAGACGAACGGGTCGCCGCCCTTGAGTCGCACGACGAACTTGCCTGCCTTCGCGCGATCGATCAGAAGGCCGTTGATCGCCTCCTGCGCCATGGCCCGGCCGTACGGGATCTTCGACGCGTCGATGACCTCGACGTGCGGGGACAGTTCGGCCAGCAGTTCCTGAGGGGCGAGGCGGTCCGCGACGACGACGTCGGCGTGCGCCAGTAACCGACGGCCACGGACGGTGATCAGTTCGGGGTCGCCGGGCCCTCCGCCGACGAGCGCCACGCCGCCGTGCACGACGTCGGGGGTCGCCGACATGTCCGGGGCGATCAGCCCCCGCTGCATGGCTTCGTGGATCGCCGACCGGATCGCTGCCGAGCGGCGGTGCTCACCGCCGGCCAGCACGCCCACCGACAGGCCCTCGTACTCGAACGACGCGGGGGTGACCGCGGTGCCCTCGATGGCCACGTCGGCGCGCACGCAGAAGATGTGGCGTTGCTGGGCCTCCGCCACGACGGCGGCGTTGACCGCTGGGTCGTCGGTGGCCGCGATCGCATACCAGGCGCCCTCGAGATCACCGGCACCAAACTCGCGCAGCAACACGGTGATCCCGGCCATCGCCTCGACCACCGGGGTGACCTCGCGGGCGATCACGTGCACATCGGCACCGTTGGCCACCAGAAGCGGCAATCGCCGCTGCGCGACGCTGCCGCCGCCGACGACGACAACCTTCCTGTCGGTCAGGCGCAGGCCGACGAGGTAGGCGTTCTCGGTCACCGGATCCCATTCTCTTCGCGCAAGCGGCTCATCGGCGCCTCATTCTCTTCGCGCAAGCGGCTCATCGGCGCGAGCTTAGAGGCTGCGGCCGCGGCCACGAAGCGGCTGATCGCTTGCGGGTGCGCGGCCGGGTGGGTGTGCAGGTAGCCGGCATGCACGCCGCCGTCCACGGCACCGTCGCGTCTGCGCTCGATTTCGCGGCCGGCGAAGATCCACGCGGGCTCGTAGCTGTCGGCGAAAGAGACTGCGGTGCGGTGGAACTCGTGCCCCATCATGCGGTCGCCGACCGAATGCAACGGCGAGTCGGTCACCACGACCGCTTCGCGGTAGCCGAGGGTGAGGTGGTCGGTGAACGTCGCCGACCCGAACAGCACACCGCACATCGGGTGACCGTCGAGGTCGTCGACGAGATAGGTCAGCCCCGCACACTCGGCGTGCACCGGCGCACCCGCCGCCGCCAATTGTTTGATCTGCGCCCGCGCGATGTCGTTGGCCGACAGTTCGGTGACGAACTCCTCGGGGAAGCCACCCGGTAGCACGACGGCGGCGGTGTGCTGTGGCAGCGGATCGGTCAGCGGGTCGAACTCGACGACCTCGGCACCGGCGGCGGCGAGCACTTCGCGATGCTCGGCATAGCCGAAGCTGAAGGCGCGGCCCGACGCGAGCGCCACCGTGGCGCTTCCGCCGACGGGCGTCACCTCCTCGGCATCCCAAGGATCGGCCATCACCCGACTGGCGGCCAGCGCGGTGATCCCGACGAGGTCCACATGGCGCCCGACGAGCGCGGTCATCGCCTCGACGGCCGCGCGGGCCCGATCGCCGTGTTCGATCGCGGTGACCAGACCCAGATGCCTTGAGGGAACGGATAATTCGTCGCTGCGTGGGATCGCGCCGAAGACGGGCACGCCGGCTTGCTCACAAGCCTGCCGCAGCACCTCCTCGTGGCGCGGCGAGCCCACCCGGTTGAGGATCGCCCCGGCGATGCGAACCGAAGCGTCGAACGTCGAAAAGCCGTGCAGCAGTGCGGCGATACTGTGGCTCTGCCCGCGGGCATCGACGACCATGACGACCGGCGCGCCCAACAGCTTGGCGACATGTGCGGTGGACCCGAACGGAGTGCTCGGTGAACCCTCGGCGATACGCCCGTCGAACAGGCCCATCACGCCTTCGATGACCGCAATGTCGGCGCTGGTGCTGCCGTGCCGGTACAACGGTCCGATCAGCTGCTCCCCCACCAGCACCGGGTCGAGGTTGCGGCCCGGTCGGCGGGTGGCCAACGCGTGGTAGCCGGGATCGATGTAGTCGGGGCCGACCTTGAACGGTGCGACGGCTCGCCCCGCGCGCCGAAGTGCACCCATCAAACCCGTTGCGACGGTGGTTTTTCCGCTACCCGAGGCGGGCGCGGCGATCACGACGGCGGGCGTCGCCCTGGTCACGCCACCCTCCCCCTACTTCCGCGAGCGTGCGCGTCTGTAGACGACACGCCGCGAGTTCTCGACACTTTGCGCCCGCTCGGAGCGCGGCGAGCGTGCGCAACTGCCTGAGTTCGCGCGGCGTGCCGTGTGCAAACACGCACGCTCGCGCCGATCGAGAGTCACCACTCGATGCCCTTCTGGCCCTTGCGGCCGACGTCCATCGGGTGCTTGACCTTTGTCATCTCGGTGACCAGATCCGCGGCGTCGACGAGTTGCCGCGGTGCGTCACGGCCGGTGATGACGACATGTTGGTTGCCGGGGCGCGAGCGAATCACGTCGACAACCTCGTCGACGTCGATCCAGCCCCATTTCAGCGGGTAGGTGAACTCGTCGAGCACATAGAAATGGTGGCGCTCGTCGGCGAGCCGCCGCGCGATCTCGGCCCATCCGTCGGCCGCGGCGGCGGCGTGGTCGTCCTCGTCACCGTGTTTGCGCGACCACGACCAACCGGACCCCATCTTGTGCCACTGCACCGGCCCACCGACGCCGTGCTCGTCGTGCAGCCTGCCGAGTTCGCGGAAGGCCGCTTCTTCGCCCACCTTCCACTTGGCGCTCTTGACGAACTGGAACACCGCGATGTCGAACCCCTGGTTCCAGGCGCGCAGAGCCATCCCGAACGCCGCGGTCGACTTACCCTTGCCCGCACCCGTGTGCACGGCGAACAGCGGTGTGTTCCGCCGCGCACGTGTCGTCAACCCGTCGTCGGGAACGGTTGTCGGCTGGCCCTGCGGCATGACGGACTCCTTGATCAGGCGGCGGTGCGGACCACGTCGGTGAGGCTGTCCGCTCGGAGATGAGCCAGCCGTACCGCCGGGGCGCCCAGTTGCGCGGCGAGCTCTGAGGCCAACCCCAGTCGCACATAGCTAGTTTCGCAGTCCACGACGACGGCGGCGGCCCCTTCGGCGAGCAGCCGGGCCGCCGCCGACCGCGCCCGGCCCAGCGGGTCGGCACCACCGGTGGCACGCCCGTCGGTCAGTACCACCACCAGGCTGCGCCGCGCCCGGTCACGGGCCTTCTCCCGCACGACCAGGTCCCGGGCCGCCAACAGCCCTTGCGCCAGAGGCGTCTTGCCGCCGGTGTCGAAGCGGGCGAGGCGCCGGCTCGCGATGTGCACCGACGACGTCGGCGGCAGCAGCACCTTCGCGTCCTGCTGGCGGAAGGTGATGACAGCGACCTTGTCGCGCCGCTGATACGCATCGCGCAGCAGCGACAGCGTCGCGCCGCCGACCGCGGACATCCGGTCCCGCGCAGCCATCGAACCCGATGCGTCGACCACGAAGATCACCAGATTGCCTTCGCGGCCCTCGCGGACCGCTCGTCGCACATCGCCCGGTTGTGGCCGCGGCCGTCCCGGCCCACGCTGCCGTTCCGCCGCGGCCAGCAGCGTGCCGAAGACATGCACCCCGTGGCCGGACCCGTCGTTGCTCGTGGCCGAGATCGCCTTGCCCGTGCGGTTGCGTGCGCGCGACCGGCGCCCCGGCGCACCCTCGCCCACCCCCGGCACCACCAGCGACCGGGTGCGGAACACCGCCGATGGCGGTGCGCTGCTACGTGTCGCGCCCGCTGAATCTCGTTGCGGCACCGTGTTGTCCCGGTCATCGCCCTCCGGTGACGACATACCGCCACCAGGCGGGTCCGGATCGGGCTCGGGCCCCCGGTCTTGGTCGGTGGCCTCGTCGGCCTGAGCCATCGCGTCATCGAGTTGGCCTGGGTCCAGGCCCGGGTCGTCGAACGGGTCGCGGCGACGGCGGTGCGGCAGCGCGAGTTCGGCGGCGACACGGATGTCTTCTTCGGTCACCACGTCGGCCCCGCGCCACGCGGCATGGGCGACGGCGGTCCTGGCGACGACAAGGTCGGCGCGCATGCCGTCGACGTCGAACGCCGCACACAGCGCCGCGATACGCCGTAACTCGCTGTCCGGCAATGACACCGAGCCCACCGAAGCGCGAGCGGCCGCGATCCGTCGCGCGAGCTCGGAGTCGGCGTCTGCGTACTCCCGGGCGAAGCGGGTTGGATCGGCCTCGTACGCCATCCGCTGCCGAACCACCTCGACGCGCACGTCGACCTCGCGGGACGCCCGCACGTCGACGGTCAGCCCGAACCGGTCGAGCAGTTGCGGCCGCAGTTCGCCCTCTTCGGGGTTCATGGTGCCGATCAGGATGAAGCGGGCGTCGTGGCTGTGCGAGACGCCGTCGCGCTCGACGTGCACCCGGCCCATCGCCGCGGCGTCGAGCAGCACGTCGACCAGATGGTCGTGCAGCAGATTCACCTCGTCGACGTAGAGCACGCCACCGTGTGCGCGCGCGAGCAGTCCCGGGGAGAACGCATGCTCACCGTCGCGCAGCACCTTCTGCAGATCCAGCGATCCGACGACCCGGTCCTCGGTGGCGCCGATCGGCAACTCGACCAGCTGCCCGCCGGCGGCCCCCGGTGTCGCGGCGTCCACATCCCCGACCGCCTCCAGCACCTTGGCCAGCCCTCGCACGGCGGTCGACTTGGCGGTGCCCTTCTCGCCGCGGATCAGGACCCCGCCGATGTCCGGGCGGATCGCGCACAGCAGCAGGGCCAGCCGTAGGCGGTCATGTCCGACGATCGCGCTGAAGGGGTATGTCACGGCTTCAGCATAGGGACGTGCGGAATGCCGTCCTGCATGAACTCCTCGCCGTCGCGGACGAAGCCGAGGCGGGCGTACATGTCGGCCAGGTACGTCTGCGCGTCGATTCGGCAGCGATAGTCGCCCACTTCCGCCAGCGCGGCCTGCAGCAGCCGCGTGCTGTGCCCGCTTCCGCGCGCCTCGCGCTTGGTGCACACCCGCCCGATCCGGAAGCCCTTCTGCCCCCCGGGATGTTCCTCCATCAGCCGCAACGTCGAAATGACTTCGCCGGTAGGGGTTTCCAGCCAAAAGTGCCGCGTCTCGGCCAGTAGGTCGCGGCCGTCGAGTTCGGGGTACGGGATGGCCTGCTCGACGACGAACACCTCGACCCGCAGCTTCAGCAATTCGTAGAGCATCGCGGCGTCGAGGTCGCGCGACCAGCTGCGGCG contains:
- the cobA gene encoding uroporphyrinogen-III C-methyltransferase, whose product is MTENAYLVGLRLTDRKVVVVGGGSVAQRRLPLLVANGADVHVIAREVTPVVEAMAGITVLLREFGAGDLEGAWYAIAATDDPAVNAAVVAEAQQRHIFCVRADVAIEGTAVTPASFEYEGLSVGVLAGGEHRRSAAIRSAIHEAMQRGLIAPDMSATPDVVHGGVALVGGGPGDPELITVRGRRLLAHADVVVADRLAPQELLAELSPHVEVIDASKIPYGRAMAQEAINGLLIDRAKAGKFVVRLKGGDPFVFARGYEEVLACAEAGIPVTVVPGVTSAIGVPALAGVPVTHRHVTHEFVVVSGHVAPGDPESLVNWNALAALSGTIVLLMAVERIELFAKALREGGRPADTPVLVVQHGTTMAQRTLRATLADVAERIREDGIRPPAIIVIGPVAAFGG
- a CDS encoding cobyrinate a,c-diamide synthase, translated to MTRATPAVVIAAPASGSGKTTVATGLMGALRRAGRAVAPFKVGPDYIDPGYHALATRRPGRNLDPVLVGEQLIGPLYRHGSTSADIAVIEGVMGLFDGRIAEGSPSTPFGSTAHVAKLLGAPVVMVVDARGQSHSIAALLHGFSTFDASVRIAGAILNRVGSPRHEEVLRQACEQAGVPVFGAIPRSDELSVPSRHLGLVTAIEHGDRARAAVEAMTALVGRHVDLVGITALAASRVMADPWDAEEVTPVGGSATVALASGRAFSFGYAEHREVLAAAGAEVVEFDPLTDPLPQHTAAVVLPGGFPEEFVTELSANDIARAQIKQLAAAGAPVHAECAGLTYLVDDLDGHPMCGVLFGSATFTDHLTLGYREAVVVTDSPLHSVGDRMMGHEFHRTAVSFADSYEPAWIFAGREIERRRDGAVDGGVHAGYLHTHPAAHPQAISRFVAAAAASKLAPMSRLREENEAPMSRLREENGIR
- the cobO gene encoding cob(I)yrinic acid a,c-diamide adenosyltransferase, with amino-acid sequence MPQGQPTTVPDDGLTTRARRNTPLFAVHTGAGKGKSTAAFGMALRAWNQGFDIAVFQFVKSAKWKVGEEAAFRELGRLHDEHGVGGPVQWHKMGSGWSWSRKHGDEDDHAAAAADGWAEIARRLADERHHFYVLDEFTYPLKWGWIDVDEVVDVIRSRPGNQHVVITGRDAPRQLVDAADLVTEMTKVKHPMDVGRKGQKGIEW
- a CDS encoding magnesium chelatase subunit D family protein → MTYPFSAIVGHDRLRLALLLCAIRPDIGGVLIRGEKGTAKSTAVRGLAKVLEAVGDVDAATPGAAGGQLVELPIGATEDRVVGSLDLQKVLRDGEHAFSPGLLARAHGGVLYVDEVNLLHDHLVDVLLDAAAMGRVHVERDGVSHSHDARFILIGTMNPEEGELRPQLLDRFGLTVDVRASREVDVRVEVVRQRMAYEADPTRFAREYADADSELARRIAAARASVGSVSLPDSELRRIAALCAAFDVDGMRADLVVARTAVAHAAWRGADVVTEEDIRVAAELALPHRRRRDPFDDPGLDPGQLDDAMAQADEATDQDRGPEPDPDPPGGGMSSPEGDDRDNTVPQRDSAGATRSSAPPSAVFRTRSLVVPGVGEGAPGRRSRARNRTGKAISATSNDGSGHGVHVFGTLLAAAERQRGPGRPRPQPGDVRRAVREGREGNLVIFVVDASGSMAARDRMSAVGGATLSLLRDAYQRRDKVAVITFRQQDAKVLLPPTSSVHIASRRLARFDTGGKTPLAQGLLAARDLVVREKARDRARRSLVVVLTDGRATGGADPLGRARSAAARLLAEGAAAVVVDCETSYVRLGLASELAAQLGAPAVRLAHLRADSLTDVVRTAA
- a CDS encoding GNAT family N-acetyltransferase — protein: MTVALRRSWSRDLDAAMLYELLKLRVEVFVVEQAIPYPELDGRDLLAETRHFWLETPTGEVISTLRLMEEHPGGQKGFRIGRVCTKREARGSGHSTRLLQAALAEVGDYRCRIDAQTYLADMYARLGFVRDGEEFMQDGIPHVPMLKP